The Ipomoea triloba cultivar NCNSP0323 chromosome 13, ASM357664v1 genomic interval AATCCAACTTTGGTATGTATCCATTGTTGCCTATTTCTTTTCATCTAATTTTTTCCTTCCTCTAGTTGGGATCTCTGCCAAGAATTGGCCATTTGGAAAATTTCTGCCTGTTTTctgtttattgtttatttatttatggattTGTGTGGATCTATAACTTCTATGTGCATATCTATTCACCAAAGAATGAAAGATATACTACAGGATGTCTGGATGCAGAGATTTGATATGGCCACCACTGGATCCACAGGGCTCCAATCAGATCCTCCTCCATATCAAGAATtaggtaatttttttattttttttttggagtttggGGTTCTCTTGGTAGGTTTGAGTTGTGAACAAGAGAATGATGAAACCAACTTTGCAAGGAAGGAATGTTATTTTTCTCATGTAGATAACTATTGTTTGAAGTAAAGAATGAAAAGGTTTTGAAATAGAATTGGGATTTCTAAGAACTGGGTTTTCTTAATGCAATggacattatattataataattgaagtaaagaaaaattattagcAATTTAGTGTTTTTGTTTGGCAGTCTATGTGTAGTtgttgttgggcggaggccagtgAAGGGCTAATAAGTTCAGCACCAGGTGGCTAGGACGATTGTTTGGCAGAGgtctgaagggccaagtccagcaccctgccTATTGAAAATGtggcggtataaggaaataaagttgcaccttCGTTACTAGCTATAGTTCTTGGCGTGGTgttaagcgcttgatcctaacagttGTGTTAAGTGTTTTCAACGGTTTGTCGCCTACTTTTTGAACAAAATGTTTATTTGTTAACTTTTCATCTAATTCTTTACATATAGGATGTCAACCAAGGTACTTCCCACCTGAACTTGTTGGTACTAGAGACAATGCTCCTCAAACATTATACTCTTGCTACCTCATTGAGCTTAACCGGTTCTATTATAAGAGAACTCAGCTTCAAAACATCATCCTTGCTTTGAGGACGAGGCTCGAATCTGATGATGAGAAATTGTCTTTTGAGTTGAATGTCGAGGGAGGCAGCTGGGTAGGTGAGACAGTGTACATTGGGGATGTTGGACTATCTAACGAACAAGTGagtaataatatttcatttagtAGTTGAAATGAAAATGATACTTTTGAGTTAGAATTCTCTGAGCATCAGACATTTTTTGCAGATACTTAGGTGTCGGAGGTTTCAAGTAACTCTTCTTAGAGTTTTATTCGAGCATAATCTGAATACACTAGACGAAGCATTGGGCGGATTAAATCTGGTTGATGGTTCTGCGGTTATTGATTATCTCCTTCTCCCATCGATGGGCCCAAATGATGTTCCAAAGATTGATTGGAACATTATTTCCTCTGTGttattttcatatgaaaaacCGGAACATAGGCATTTATATTCTTGTTCTAGACATGGTTGCAGACCGATGCACACAAAGAACGATTTGCTTTTCAGTTGCCTGCTGGAAAATTCTTTGGTATGCACACCTCATACCGGTATACTCTATTGCATTACTGGCATTTCGGATAAGTTGGATGGTATGTCTATTATGAAGATGGGAGGGAGAGAATCGAGTACATACAAAGAGTATTATAAGAAAAAGTGAGTAGTTTGTAAATgttatttggtaaattttgatTATCTGTACTGCAAAATTCTTAAATCCCGAAAACACTGCTGATTGCAGGAATGTTGAGTTATGCTTCGAAACAGAACCGCTTCTAAATGGTAAACACATTCCTAAAGTGCAAAATTATCTTAGTAGAGGTGAAGCTAGGAAAGCCAAAGGTAACAAtcctgaaatttttttttacagtttgTTTAAACAATTCTAATTAACAGATCCCGTTCTGTTGTTTTTTTGTAGATGCATCAGTAGAATTGCCTCCCGAACTTTGTGAGGTTATCATGTCGCCCGTGCCAATAGCTACGTTCTATTCTTTCTCATGTGTTCCCTCGATCATGCATCGATTCGAGTCCTTGCTCGTTGCTTCTTGCTTGAAAAGAATGTGCATGCACCAGTGCACTCGAAATGTTGTCGTTCCAACCTCCACGGTACGTGCTGTGCTTCTATGGAGATTGAAAGGGCGGGTGTAAATATTAGTTAGCGGGTAgtgaaggcgcaactttatttccttatatcgCCACATTATCGAGAGGGGTACTGGCCTTGTCCCttcaggcctccgcccaacaataataatgaaatgaaaattcCGAGCATTTAATATGACTCTATTTCTTTTTACTGTTAGATTTTGGAGGCAATCACAACAAATCTGTGCCAAGAAAAGGATTGTATGGAGTCTTTagagactttaggggattcttTTCTCAAATATGCTACCAGTCAACATCTGTTCAAAACCTATCCAAATGATCAGGAGGGGCCGCTTACTGCTAAAAGagagaaaatgatttccaattCTCAGTTATACAAGCTTGCATATAACCGAAAGATTCCGGTGAGAATTACAACTTTATGTCATCATTATTCACTAGATATACTTATCAAATATTTTGTTCGGGTCAAAAGGCATTACGTTATCAATTGCAGGGGTTTATTCGTGATGAACAATTCGATCCTAAAACATGGGTCGGCCCGGGTGATTGTTCCTTAGACAGCAAACTGGATGAGGAGTGCGTATTAACTTCAGGAAAACTATACAGTCggggaagaagaaagatggATAATGAAACAATTGCTGATGTAACTGAAGCACTAATTGGTGCGTTTCTTAGTACGGCTGGAGAAATGGCAACTCTATCGTTTCTCAAGTGGCTCGGTCTAGATATTGATTTTATCAATGCCCCCATCGTTGGGAACCTTCCCGTGAATGCAGAGCAGATGGTTAACATAAAACGTTTGGAGTCTGATTCGTTGTTGAATTATACATTTCGCGATCCTTCTCTGCTTGTTGAAGCATTGACTCATGGTTCTTACATTCCACATGGAACTCAATCTTACCAGGTAATGTCCACtgcaactaaaagtctaagctgatagttggattgcacatttatgtttatatattatatacccAACACAAGTAGCTAGTTGACATGTACTTTTGGTAGCTCAACTGTACCATTCATTAATTGCCTTTGTTCGAGATGCTCACATGAATGATTCATTGGCTTGTTGTGCAGCGTTTGGAGTTTCTTGGGGATGCTGTGCTAGATTATGCCGTCACCAGGCATTTCTATGATCAGTTTCCCGGACTATCCCCGGGATGCTTAACTGACCTGAGGTCTGGATCAGTGAACAACACCTGCTATGCTCTATCCTCAGTTAAGGCTGGGTTGCATAACTATATTCTTTTGTCTTCCACCCCTCTTCAGAGCAGTATAGCcgattttgttaataaaatcgAGCAGTCATCAGCCTCATCAACATTTGGATGGGTGCTCAAGACAAGTTTCCCAAGGGTAAGTTGTTCATATCTTCTGCTTTCTGAGATA includes:
- the LOC116002473 gene encoding endoribonuclease Dicer homolog 2-like isoform X1, with the translated sequence MKDILQDVWMQRFDMATTGSTGLQSDPPPYQELGCQPRYFPPELVGTRDNAPQTLYSCYLIELNRFYYKRTQLQNIILALRTRLESDDEKLSFELNVEGGSWVGETVYIGDVGLSNEQILRCRRFQVTLLRVLFEHNLNTLDEALGGLNLVDGSAVIDYLLLPSMGPNDVPKIDWNIISSVLFSYEKPEHRHLYSCSRHGCRPMHTKNDLLFSCLLENSLVCTPHTGILYCITGISDKLDGMSIMKMGGRESSTYKEYYKKKNVELCFETEPLLNGKHIPKVQNYLSRGEARKAKDASVELPPELCEVIMSPVPIATFYSFSCVPSIMHRFESLLVASCLKRMCMHQCTRNVVVPTSTILEAITTNLCQEKDCMESLETLGDSFLKYATSQHLFKTYPNDQEGPLTAKREKMISNSQLYKLAYNRKIPGFIRDEQFDPKTWVGPGDCSLDSKLDEECVLTSGKLYSRGRRKMDNETIADVTEALIGAFLSTAGEMATLSFLKWLGLDIDFINAPIVGNLPVNAEQMVNIKRLESDSLLNYTFRDPSLLVEALTHGSYIPHGTQSYQRLEFLGDAVLDYAVTRHFYDQFPGLSPGCLTDLRSGSVNNTCYALSSVKAGLHNYILLSSTPLQSSIADFVNKIEQSSASSTFGWVLKTSFPRVVADIIESIAGAIYLDSGFKTDIVFEKIRPLLEPMVTPESLRPNPVKELTELCQKRKYRMKEPVVVRKDGEACTTIEVVANGGVHSCSSSARNQKTAKRLACKRMLELLESV
- the LOC116002473 gene encoding endoribonuclease Dicer homolog 2-like isoform X3 → MKDILQDVWMQRFDMATTGSTGLQSDPPPYQELGCQPRYFPPELVGTRDNAPQTLYSCYLIELNRFYYKRTQLQNIILALRTRLESDDEKLSFELNVEGGSWVGETVYIGDVGLSNEQILRCRRFQVTLLRVLFEHNLNTLDEALGGLNLVDGSAVIDYLLLPSMGPNDVPKIDWNIISSVLFSYEKPEHRHLYSCSRHGCRPMHTKNDLLFSCLLENSLVCTPHTGILYCITGISDKLDGMSIMKMGGRESSTYKEYYKKKNVELCFETEPLLNGKHIPKVQNYLSRGEARKAKDASVELPPELCEVIMSPVPIATFYSFSCVPSIMHRFESLLVASCLKRMCMHQCTRNVVVPTSTILEAITTNLCQEKDCMESLETLGDSFLKYATSQHLFKTYPNDQEGPLTAKREKMISNSQLYKLAYNRKIPGFIRDEQFDPKTWVGPGDCSLDSKLDEECVLTSGKLYSRGRRKMDNETIADVTEALIGAFLSTAGEMATLSFLKWLGLDIDFINAPIVGNLPVNAEQMVNIKRLESDSLLNYTFRDPSLLVEALTHGSYIPHGTQSYQRLEFLGDAVLDYAVTRHFYDQFPGLSPGCLTDLRSGSVNNTCYALSSVKAGLHNYILLSSTPLQSSIADFVNKIEQSSASSTFGWVLKTSFPRSL
- the LOC116002473 gene encoding endoribonuclease Dicer homolog 2-like isoform X2, producing MQRFDMATTGSTGLQSDPPPYQELGCQPRYFPPELVGTRDNAPQTLYSCYLIELNRFYYKRTQLQNIILALRTRLESDDEKLSFELNVEGGSWVGETVYIGDVGLSNEQILRCRRFQVTLLRVLFEHNLNTLDEALGGLNLVDGSAVIDYLLLPSMGPNDVPKIDWNIISSVLFSYEKPEHRHLYSCSRHGCRPMHTKNDLLFSCLLENSLVCTPHTGILYCITGISDKLDGMSIMKMGGRESSTYKEYYKKKNVELCFETEPLLNGKHIPKVQNYLSRGEARKAKDASVELPPELCEVIMSPVPIATFYSFSCVPSIMHRFESLLVASCLKRMCMHQCTRNVVVPTSTILEAITTNLCQEKDCMESLETLGDSFLKYATSQHLFKTYPNDQEGPLTAKREKMISNSQLYKLAYNRKIPGFIRDEQFDPKTWVGPGDCSLDSKLDEECVLTSGKLYSRGRRKMDNETIADVTEALIGAFLSTAGEMATLSFLKWLGLDIDFINAPIVGNLPVNAEQMVNIKRLESDSLLNYTFRDPSLLVEALTHGSYIPHGTQSYQRLEFLGDAVLDYAVTRHFYDQFPGLSPGCLTDLRSGSVNNTCYALSSVKAGLHNYILLSSTPLQSSIADFVNKIEQSSASSTFGWVLKTSFPRVVADIIESIAGAIYLDSGFKTDIVFEKIRPLLEPMVTPESLRPNPVKELTELCQKRKYRMKEPVVVRKDGEACTTIEVVANGGVHSCSSSARNQKTAKRLACKRMLELLESV